One Malaclemys terrapin pileata isolate rMalTer1 chromosome 7, rMalTer1.hap1, whole genome shotgun sequence genomic region harbors:
- the LOC128840025 gene encoding uncharacterized protein LOC128840025 isoform X2, with protein sequence MNSTKFTTFPENTTESVLVTSTSTITPPASTSTNVQSGLSATVNPLVLGLAAGIPSIVALVLGIILAVTCIRQRTRCSCNKAKQNQEVPEECKYEQTIPRLPKVSCVSMMKEPTNAYENEDQKPPRRLPAPIPRKSNWARNIKQDAGRTGRKSSQVSLEAVYETCVPSPIIEKREKRMGWN encoded by the exons ATG AATTCTACGAAATTCACGACGTTCCCTGAAAACACAACT GAGTCCGTCTTGGTCACCTCTACTTCCACCATCACA CCTCCTGCAAGTACTAGCACAAATGTTCAATCAGGTCTTTCTGCTACG GTAAATCCCTTGGTGTTAGGACTAGCAGCAGGGATACCCAGCATTGTGGCCCTGGTCCTCGGAATCATACTGGCTGTGACTTGCATTCGACAAAGGACACGCTGCAGCTGTAATAAG GCCAAGCAGAATCAAGAGGTGCCTGAAGAATGCAAATATGAACAGACCATTCCAAGGCTTCCGAAA GTCTCCTGTGTGTCCATGATGAAGGAGCCAACAAATGCTTATGAAAACGAGGATCAAAAACCACCCCGCAGGCTACCAGCGCCCATCCCCAGAAAATCCAACTGGGCGAGGAATATAAAGCAGGACGCTGGTCGTACAGGACGGAAATCCTCGCAAGTAAGTCTGGAGGCAGTCTACGAAACTTGCGTACCTTCCCCCATAATCGAGAAGAGGGAAAAGCGTATGGGTTGGAACTGA
- the LOC128840025 gene encoding uncharacterized protein LOC128840025 isoform X1: MFLSGSPLWILLSYMLLSHWSLVCSLRLNHFIFCLVQESVLVTSTSTITPPASTSTNVQSGLSATVNPLVLGLAAGIPSIVALVLGIILAVTCIRQRTRCSCNKAKQNQEVPEECKYEQTIPRLPKVSCVSMMKEPTNAYENEDQKPPRRLPAPIPRKSNWARNIKQDAGRTGRKSSQVSLEAVYETCVPSPIIEKREKRMGWN; encoded by the exons ATGTTCCTGTCCGGCTCCCCGCTCTGGATATTATTAAGCTACATGCTGCTTTCTCACTGGAGTCTGGTTTGTTCTTTAAGACTCAATCATTTCATTTTCTGTCTTGTTCAGGAGTCCGTCTTGGTCACCTCTACTTCCACCATCACA CCTCCTGCAAGTACTAGCACAAATGTTCAATCAGGTCTTTCTGCTACG GTAAATCCCTTGGTGTTAGGACTAGCAGCAGGGATACCCAGCATTGTGGCCCTGGTCCTCGGAATCATACTGGCTGTGACTTGCATTCGACAAAGGACACGCTGCAGCTGTAATAAG GCCAAGCAGAATCAAGAGGTGCCTGAAGAATGCAAATATGAACAGACCATTCCAAGGCTTCCGAAA GTCTCCTGTGTGTCCATGATGAAGGAGCCAACAAATGCTTATGAAAACGAGGATCAAAAACCACCCCGCAGGCTACCAGCGCCCATCCCCAGAAAATCCAACTGGGCGAGGAATATAAAGCAGGACGCTGGTCGTACAGGACGGAAATCCTCGCAAGTAAGTCTGGAGGCAGTCTACGAAACTTGCGTACCTTCCCCCATAATCGAGAAGAGGGAAAAGCGTATGGGTTGGAACTGA